ACCACTGTTTCACCCGGCGCTAAGAAcccttaccgccgtttcaaccggcgTTAAGTACCTACCGCCGTTTGGTCCGGCAGCATAGgtccatttttgcaaatttttggtTTGACTATTTATTgctgcaaaatcgtaaaaaattataaatattaTCTCATAGACGATTTTATTTATTGACACATAATCTTAACACGACTTAACAAACAACCTGTACCATGGGTTGtctttttaagttgtctcataataattctatttccttaatttgtgtatagaaaaaaaaaagaaatactaTGAGTTGCATGTAACCACAACTCATACAATGGTGGGATAGTCGTCTTATGGTACtaaaatctagcctatgaggcgcttgtttcgcgaaacaacgatCCCTTTCTCTTTCCTTATCCTTTCTCCTCCATATGAGAAAAAATTCTGCGTGGcattgcatgagacgacctatgagactgcTGAAGTGTAGCGATGTACTTGCTCTAATTGGCAGGGCCTACTGTGTATTTGAAAATGTGAGACACGGTTGACTCGGTTTGACTTACTAAACTAAGCTTGGAGACGTGGCTCATGTAAGAGCCTGCCGTAGGATGAGATGAGGGCCCACATTCAGCAGTTGCTCAAAAAAGTATACTGCACTCTCATAATTAATTTCActccatccaaaaaaaaaaattagcctCATTCGTCGAACTATCATGTCAATGGTGCACGGACGCATAGGCTTCAAGTTATCAGACAGAGTCTGGCGATCTTAACAGGGCTAGCTTGCAAGCACTGGTTGGCTGACCTCTTCTTCCACATGAACCAGCATCATCGAGATCAGAAAGACTCTATCGGATAACTTGAAGCCTGCATTTCGTAGCTTAACAACTGTGACGTCCATACCGAGAAGAATTCTCGTATTCTTCGAGAGGAAGTCTATTTAAACTCCGGATAGACCTTAATCCTTTTAGGGAATATAATGGCGCCCGAATATCAGGCATAACAATTTGTAGATTATGTTATACTGAATCGGAACCATGGATTCATAGATTAACTACACCATAAGTGAAATATCAAAGTTTAGTTTAGCAAATCAAACCGAGTCAACCGTGTCTCACATTTTCAAATACATAGGCCCTGCCTTTCTCTGATCTTCTTATACGACAAACTTCATATGCTCACCAACTTAAATTAAACCGAGCTCTGTCAACTTCTGGAAGTCGCATTCTTGCACAAGAAGCCTGTCTAAACCTGTACTGTCATACAATCTCACAAGTCAAAAAGCCTCGTATCCTGTCGGGACAGTTTTCTCTGAATGCCACCGTCAGCCATTTTAGTAACCTCACCAGGTCAGGGGTCAGCCCATCTGGTCTCCCAGGCCCCCAGTTAGAATAATCTCTGACTGTCATCATATTCGTTTTGGTCTCCAATTGACAACTCGGAAAAATCACACACAAGATCGCCATCCCAACTGCATGTGTTTGTCTTGCGTGAAGATTCCCATCGATACGGATTAACCCGTGGATCGTCAGCTTGGGGTCAAAGTCAAACCACTTGTTTTCTCCCAGTCGAGGATCAGTGGCAGGTTCTCTGAATGTCTCGTGCTGCTCATCTTCTGCAGGTAACTTttgctctgaagtctgaactctgaTCGTTTCAGGCCTCTCCAGCTCAGTGCCATGTGTGAGGAGATATTCCCATAATCTTGcccgggatttttttttcagggatTGTGTTCAGGTATCCTAACGCTGTACTAGTATAACAAACCTGACACCCTTCCTACTTATATTGTAtgtaaaagaagaaaaactggATACTTTGACCAATTCAACCTTCTGATCTGTCTATGATTAATTTGTTGAAGGTTCCATATGCAGACTAAAATTGATGGACTTCTATCTTGTGTAGTCAGACCCCTTTATTTTGGCACTTATATTCCAGGATCAGACAGGTTCTCTGAATGTCCCATACTCCCATGCTGCTCATGTTTTGTATCACTGACCCTTGGTCTTCTTTGGGTGGTTTCAGGTCTCAGCAGCTCAGTGCCATGTGCAAGGATCTTCAATGATATCCTCTCAATCCCATCCTGTATTTTCAAGGGCTGTGTTCAGCAGTTCAGGTGCGCTCTTGCTCTGTCCGTATCCGTATCTGGTAGTGTCCATTCTTTTGTTCCGAAGATATATGTTTAATACTGACATAACAAACCTGAATCCTGAATACTTTGACGAGTTCCAACTTTGTGAGCTTGTGCATGGCCGCTGCATGTTCAGCCACACCTAAAGTGGGTGTCGGGATGATCGGAGCGATGACGTCACGCATGGGATCATCACAGATCTCCTGATTAGGAGTGGAAACTGCATGTCTTCCTCAGTGCAGGAGTAATACCATTCAGTGACAGTATTCAgcatgaggaagaagaaacgTCCTCGTCACACTGACACTGCCTGAACTGACAACAGGTGAACACAGTTGATTGTACAACTGATGAGTGCATCCTGATAGCAGGTGCAGTCTGATAACTGAACAATTCCAAGAATGTgatttttgggggaaaatatcTTATTTCTTTACAACACTAATATGTAGATGAAAACAATTGATCTATTGAACATGGATTATCATTCCCATGTGCAGAACAGCACTAGGCCAGACATCACTCCATATGTAGCATGAACGGGCAAAGGCGCTTGTTTGTACAGAAACAGAGCGGCGTCCTGGTAATTGCCTAGTAGGTGTAGCCTGATTACTGAAGAATTCCTGCGCAGGCAAGCTTGCGGCAGCCCATGTGTATCTTAGTTTAATTACGTTAGCTTTCTTTATCTGAGTTAATGAGGTGTTTATTAATCTATATAATAGAACCTATTGTAAGCTTGAACTTCTTCTCCCTTAAAATGATACGGCAGTGCTCCTGCCTTAATGTTCAAAAAAATTACTGAGCAATTCCAACCACAAATCAGAAAATATCCTAATTTCCGCACTGCATCAAACCAATGTGTGGGCTGCAAAAGTACATGATTCACTGAACATTAATCGTGTTTGGATGATAACACTTGGCCAGTTGGACATCTGGATTCTGGAAAGAGCTctcatgtactccctccgtcccaaattataggtcgttttggcatttctcgattcataacttttactacaCATgctataatatatatttagctgcatagtaaaaattatgaacctaaaaatgctaaaacgacttataatttggacgAAGGGAATACGAAACAGCATAGACAGACAACCAGGCCTCGTCACTTTTATCATACGATGCTATAGTCTGACCCGGTGCATTAGAACCGGACACAGAGCAAGAACTGATCGACTGGATTGATCACAATAACAACTGATGCTGCAGCGAACGTAATCCAGACCATGATCGGAGTCCAAATTCTGCGTAGCATTTAGAAGAAACACGACTAAATTCTACATAGCATTTAGAAGAAACACGACTACTCATGCTTTGTATTTCTATTCATTGGTCGTCTTTGGTCAGGTTCAGGTCTCATCAGCTCAGTGCCATGTGCAACGATTTCCACAGATATTCTCGCAATCCCGTCCTGCATTAGGTACACTCTTGCTCTGTCAATATCTAGcactattatttttttttctcaattaaTATATAATATTGTTATGGTATCGTACAGCAAACATGACACCTGGCTACTGCTTTTGACGAATTCCTACTTTGTGAGCTGTGAATGCGCTTAACCCGGTGCTGGGATTTGCAGATACATGGAATCATCACAAATCTCCTGATTAAAGCTGATAGCAGGCGTTTCTTCCTACATTCAGTGGAGTAGTATCATTCAATGTCAAATTTCGTGACAAAACGTCGTTGTCAAAGCCACACAGGATTGGAACAGACAAAAAAAGAACGGTAGCCTGTTTTGCTGAACTCACAGGTTGCACAGGTGAAGAGACTGGATGGATGAGTCCTGCACAGATCCTGAAAATGTAGCGCTAACACTTGTTTGTACAACAGATGATGGCATCCTGATGCTAGGCACATAATCTGACCAATGAACCATTCCAAGAATTCGCTGCTGCCACACAATTCGCGATATATCATTATGCCTTTACCACATCAACCCAGCATGTAGGCATCCTGAAAACATTTGATGCACTGAACATGAATCATGTATGAATGTGTAGCACATGCCCATCAGGAAAGAGCGCCTATGTACAGAACACCATCTAGACAAAAACACAGGCTTCATCGCTTTATCATACAAGGCTATTGTCTGACACAATGCAGCAAGCACCGGATACAGAGCAACCCATTACAACCTGATCAACTGACTGGATTGATCACAACTCGCAAGTGATGCTGCAGCCAACATGATCCAGCGGGACCCTAAGTCTAAATTCTACTAAATAGCATTAAGCAGAAACATAATGGACATCTATTTCACATTACATCAAACCACGGATTTCTGCATGCCTTCTGCCATCTGATCCCCCACATCTTCTGTTAACCATGTTCCTCAGAACCTGAATCGGATGAATGAGCAAAACAATCTACCCATGGAAAGAACAGGTCCATGTTGAATTCTGATTAGGCGTACCTTGGGTAAGGAACCCACTGAACCATGGTTATTCACTGGGCCATACAGAACAGAGTCACTAGATATATCTAGATGACATACCTAAACCTACATATGTAGATAACTGAGTGAAAAAAACAGCTAAAAATAAGAGCCAGCATCATCATTTGCCACCCATGTCGAGATGGCATAGAGGATGCGGCCCTTCCATCCCTGCAGAAGCCAATTGTGATCAATATCGATCACAAAGTCCTTGTGGTAGCAACCATCGACCTTGTCTCGCACTACCTGCACGACATCAGGGTTCAATGGCAGCTGCTTCAAGCCTGCTCGCTGATTCCGCACCTGCCATTGCTTGTATGTCTCAGGGCGCTCCACCCGATCTGTACCCTCACACGCAATGACATTCAGGGCGGCCCTCCCAAAGATGTTCTGCTCAATCAGCATCCTCTGGTTGCTATCTCTTGGGGTGGTTGTGTCCAGAACATCAAACAGGGCCGAGTAATAGAACAGAGCCTCCCGGAACCTTGTCACAAAGAACGGTGCACTGAAGGAGCCATTTACGATTGCATGGATGAAGGCATGAGGCCTCATCTTCCTGATGTTATTGAGAACAATATCCCTTGGGCTTTCAATCAAAACACTCTCATCCATCAAGTTCTTAAACTGGTATAAGCAGTTCACAATGAGCACCTCCTCTGGATCAAGGTTCAGATCCTCGGCACGGATGGTCTCCATCTTGGATGCTGCAATCACCTGGTACTTGAATGGCACGCCAAACTCTTGGGCATACTTGCTGAGCCGGCGCCCTGTCTCCTCAATGCGCTGAGTTGGGCGGAACCCAGGCTGCGGAAAGGTCAATGCCTGTAATCCTCACCTCTGGAGGCCCACCCTTCCTGCATGCTATCNNNNNNNNNNNNNNNNNNNNNNNNNNNNNNNNNNNNNNNNNNNNNNNNNNNNNNNNNNNNNNNNNNNNNNNNNNNNNNNNNNNNNNNNNNNNNNNNNNNNCTGGAAGCCATAATGTATGCCATAATCCACGATATGTATCTTCTTCTTACCCAGGGAGGCATTGTAGATGGTTTGGTTCGAGAAGATGAAAACCACCTTCTTGAAGCAGATGGCGGCCATGTACAGCTGGTACGCCTGGAGTATGTCGACGGCGGAAGTGCGCTTGGCCATGAGCGACTGATACACCATGCTGCCCgtgccggcgagccgcgcctgCAGGCCCTCGGCGAAGCAGTGCGCCAGGCGCTGCGTGGCGTCCCCCTGCGGACTGGCATGCTGCTTGATCTGCTTGAGCAGCTCAGTTGCGTTGCGGCGGTCGTCACTAGCGACGGCCTGCGCGCAGTGGATGAGCAGCGTGCGAAGGTCCACCAcctccctcccgccgcggcgccctccTCCCTTGGCCTTGGCCTTGCCGTTTCCGTTGACAGCCTCCTTCTTGGCGGCCTCCTCCTGCATGGCGATCCGCAGCTTCTCCATCTGCTCGACGCACATCTCGTGGGAGGTGATCATGTACTTGTCGAAGACGTCCCGGTCGTCGCCGTCCCCCTGCAGCGCGCTCTGCTTGCTGCTCCGGCGGTCCATCTCCaggtcctcctcgtcgtcgtagAACCGGTTCTTCCGGCCGCGaccccccacgccgccgccgcctccaggcACCGCATCAggcgccgccacggccaccacctcctccttcaCGGCCACCGCTGCGGCGACTGGGGCGGAGCCGTTGAATCCGGCAGCCGCGAACTTGTTCTCGGTGGGGAGGACGAACCTCTTGGCGTCCTCGGGCGGGTCGAGGTCGATGACGAGCTTGTCCTGNNNNNNNNNNNNNNNNNNNNNNNNNNNNNNNNNNNNNNNNNNNNNNNNNNNNNNNNNNNNNNNNNNNNNNNNNNNNNNNNNNNNNNNNNNNNNNNNNNNNCCCTTGAGTGTCACACATGATGTACGAGTGCGTTCTCGATAAGGGTTCGACCTTTTCCACGCGTAATCGGTTGTGGCTCCTAGCGGATCGGATCGTTCGCGGTGAGTTGTCGTGAGCGAAACGTGTGGTTGCAACCCATTTCCTCACCGATCTCCAACTGCTAGCCGCCTTGCCAAACTCCCTTTCAAATCGACGGCTCAAATCTCATCCACCTCAATGCTTGGTTTTTTTTTATACCGTTCGTTTTGTTTTCCATTGGTAATATTGGTAAACGCAAAAGGAAACGATGGAGGTTGCATGTGAGCATGGCCGATCGAAGGAGACCATTGTAGAGAAGTTGGGCGATAGTTTGTTACGCGTCGCGTACGTGCTGCACCCATGAGCCCAGCCCAGATCCGACACTAAACGATTAATGTACAGGAAGCCGTTGAAGCGAGCCTAGAAGGCACAGAGAAGGTTGCCTGGCATGGCATCATCGTCGTAAGCGGCATGGGGTGGACCCTGATGACCGTGCAACCGTTAGGGACAATAATGGGGGTGCACGTATCCGAGCAGGCACGTACAAACAGGCAAGCGCCTTCCACGTCAGCGTCGCCCGTTTATACTTGGCACGCATGGAGGTGGAGCCGCTCGTGGGTGGTCGATCGGAGAAGATCGTATCCCTAACGAAAGGGCCGGCACTACTGTGCTCGGTATCCTGGACATGTCCTGTGGATCGGATCATTGAGTGCATGCAGGACCATTTTTATTCCAAAACTGAAAAAAGAATAGAGAGTGCAGGACCATGTCGTCTGATACGTGTACAGCTTGCAACGTCCAGCCATGGATGATGTAGCTAGCCTTTCTCTCAAGCACGCTCAGCATTACTAAATTACACAAACgtgcatatatacatatatatatatacacacacaataTACGGATACACGCTGATCGGTCATCTTAAACGTCGTATATTTAAGAATGAAGATGTTAAGCATTCATGTATCTATGAACTAGATACTCGGTAGGCATGACATCATATCCACAAGGGATAAATTCAGCACCGTGCATACACTACTGTACACAGATGCACATGCCGTTCGTTCTCCTGAGCAAGGTACCTGCAGCTCATTCTTGAACCGACACAACCATCCTCCATCGATCCCTAGCGATCTATAGGACTCTGTAGTTGCCTAGTTGGCATGCATGGTAGGCAAGTGCTTCCAGAAGGATGCCTACATGTGGCGCGCGAGAGCTCACGCGAAAATGTGTTATCCATGTCATTCTGTTTCGACAACGCATTTATATGCGGGCGCTCGGACAGTCATCATCATACCGAGTCCTTTATTAATTTAATCACATTCAACTTGGCCTTTTTTTAGAGAAATTACACTTAATCCGCATCGATCCTCAGGATCCTTGGGCCCACCACCAACCAAACACGGcacttcatttttgggattctTATAAGGTGAGATTTAATATGTAACTCATACTTTTAGGCCTTTGGATATGGACTTAAATCGAAATATCTATGCGagtatctttttctttaactATATTTGTAAAGTGATTTAGATTTTTCCTTTTACTAAGTCACATTTTGCAATAAAAATTCACGTGTGTGTCTTTAACATATTCACATATTCCTATTTAAGCTAgaattatttttccttttttgcttTGACTTTCAGAGACATCCAATGGTCAAGGGTGATAAATAAAAACTTATAGAGATAAGCAAAACCTAAGAAAGGCTTTCACGGAATAAACCATAATAGCACAAATAAGAAAAAACGCTTTCTTATCACTATGAAATATCTCGAAGAAAACGAACCATATGCAGTGGCTGTATATATTGTATTGTGATGTAGAGGCCGGAATATTGAActattcctttatctaaaaaagtaTATAGTGGGGTTCGATCCAAACATTTCGTTGAAGAACAACTttaatatactccctccgtcccaaaaagaatgcaactctcgcttCTCGAGGAGCCAAACAGTTTCAAGgttgaccaaatttataaaaaaaatactaacattcacgtctccaaatagatttagtatgaaaatatagtacatgattaatttattaatatttattttgtgattaatttattgatatttatcttgtaccataaatgttagtactgtttcgtataaatttgatcaaatctAAAATTAGTTGATTTCTTAGGAAGCGaaagttgcattcttttttggGAGAGGGAGCAAAGATACGtataaataaattatatgtAATACAGCGCAGAAGAATCTAGCATCTTTGCTTCAGTGTGCCAAGTGGTTATTGGCCTGTCGATTTCACGGCCCGGAAGACGCATATGCCTCCAAACGACGTGGTAGGGGTCGAGAGGATTGTACGTGCACTTTTTCCAGGGTAAAAGGTTGTCAAACTGATGGCATCCGTTTTTTGTCCGTGGCCACTGGCCAACCCAGCTTTCGCCTGTAGCTTTCGCCTTTCGGGGTGCAAGCAGTGCAAGCTTTTAGATTAGTTGCGGACGAGAGGCGGCTGCTACGGCCACGTAAAAACATCATGGAATTTTATATGCTTGTTTGTGTTTTCGAGTTGAAATGACTGTTTGTGATGAAATTAAGTCCAAATTACTATATTATGCGCTCATCATCAACTGTACATGATGTACTGTATGCTAAATCTTTTCAGAAATCTAATAGATGTATTTCGAACTACTTTTCGTGAGTTTATTAAATTCCCCGCCAGACAGATCGAGCAGGAGCCGCCACACCACATGTGTCCCGAACCCCATGGAAATGAGACACCAAGGCCCTGTTCAGTTCCCAATTTGGAAGTgataaaattggcattttgccataaatgcgcaactgtagcatttcatttgtatatgtgaattattgtctaaacattgactaattggctcaaaagattcgtctcgcaaagtacaacaaaattgtgcaattattttttaattttgtctacatttagtacttcatctATATACCGCAAggttgatgtgatgggaaatcctTTTTTTcgtagtgccaaagttggaattttagGAACAGGCCCAAACTAGACAGCAAAATCAGCCATCAATCACCTACAGTCCTTGCGCAAGAAATGGCAGTTACGAGGGGGGTCCATGCATCATCTCTTCTGAACTCTGATGAGGCCTTTTGACATGGACACCATAGGAAAAAAAGGTGAGAGTAATCACGCACTTACCGCAGAATTTTATCGTCTCCCATCCGCTTAGGTTAGATAAGCACCACCTACTGGTGGGCACCTACGTACTACTGCTTCTACGAAAGAGACTCTATCTAGCTAGGCAAAAAAACAAAGCAGTATGCTCGACGATTCACTCACTGTCACGTGACGCCGA
This sequence is a window from Setaria italica strain Yugu1 chromosome III, Setaria_italica_v2.0, whole genome shotgun sequence. Protein-coding genes within it:
- the LOC101769587 gene encoding LOW QUALITY PROTEIN: scarecrow-like protein 9 (The sequence of the model RefSeq protein was modified relative to this genomic sequence to represent the inferred CDS: deleted 1 base in 1 codon); translation: MMPCQDKLVIDLDPPEDAKRFVLPTENKFAAAGFNGSAPVAAAVAVKEEVVAVAAPDAVPGGGGGVGGRGRKNRFYDDEEDLEMDRRSSKQSALQGDGDDRDVFDKYMITSHEMCVEQMEKLRIAMQEEAAKKEAVNGNGKAKAKGGGRRGGREVVDLRTLLIHCAQAVASDDRRNATELLKQIKQHASPQGDATQRLAHCFAEGLQARLAGTGSMVYQSLMAKRTSAVDILQAYQLYMAAICFKKVVFIFSNQTIYNASLGKKKIHIVDYGIHYGFQXXXXXXXIACRKGGPPEVRITGIDLPQPGFRPTQRIEETGRRLSKYAQEFGVPFKYQVIAASKMETIRAEDLNLDPEEVLIVNCLYQFKNLMDESVLIESPRDIVLNNIRKMRPHAFIHAIVNGSFSAPFFVTRFREALFYYSALFDVLDTTTPRDSNQRMLIEQNIFGRAALNVIACEGTDRVERPETYKQWQVRNQRAGLKQLPLNPDVVQVVRDKVDGCYHKDFVIDIDHNWLLQGWKGRILYAISTWVANDDAGSYF